One Prunus dulcis chromosome 7, ALMONDv2, whole genome shotgun sequence DNA segment encodes these proteins:
- the LOC117635013 gene encoding uncharacterized protein LOC117635013, protein MSVPTATPTVAFTTPPNYAARLAHLLALKGFNPISSPTLIVQPTPSTISALKPYLSPPPSLDLFSAIAFPSRTAITSLSAAAADINHPLLSPHGDAFIIAALGKDAELMDDNFVHKLCSNTNRVRILVPPTATPSGLVEALGDGRNRRVLCPVPVVVGLVEPPVVPDFLRDLEAKRWVPVRVNAYETRWAGPGCAKQVVERIEEGALDAMVFTSTAEVEGLLKSFKEFGLDWEIAKKRCPKMLVAAHGPITAAGAHMLGVRVDLVSSQFDSFQGVVDALHTEISRLS, encoded by the coding sequence ATGAGCGTGCCCACAGCCACACCCACAGTTGCCTTCACCACCCCTCCAAACTACGCCGCCAGGCTGGCCCACCTCCTCGCCCTCAAAGGATTCAACCCCATCTCCTCTCCCACGCTCATCGTCCAGCCCACCCCATCCACCATCTCCGCTCTCAAACCCTACCTCTCACCACCCCCTTCACTCGACCTCTTCTCCGCCATCGCCTTCCCTTCACGCACCGCAATCACCTCCCTTTCCGCGGCCGCCGCCGACATCAATCACCCTCTCCTGTCGCCGCACGGCGATGCATTCATTATCGCCGCGCTGGGCAAGGACGCCGAGCTCATGGACGACAACTTCGTCCATAAGCTCTGTTCAAATACTAACCGGGTTAGAATTTTAGTCCCTCCGACTGCGACTCCGAGCGGCTTAGTTGAAGCGCTAGGAGACGGACGCAATCGGAGGGTGTTGTGTCCAGTCCCGGTCGTGGTGGGACTGGTTGAGCCTCCTGTGGTCCCGGATTTTCTCCGAGACTTGGAGGCCAAGCGTTGGGTTCCGGTTAGGGTTAATGCGTACGAGACGCGGTGGGCCGGGCCGGGGTGCGCTAAGCAAGTGGTGGAGAGGATTGAGGAGGGAGCGTTGGATGCGATGGTGTTCACGAGCACTGCGGAGGTGGAGGGCTTACTGAAGAGCTTCAAAGAGTTTGGGCTGGATTGGGAGATTGCCAAGAAGAGGTGTCCCAAGATGTTGGTTGCGGCCCACGGGCCCATCACGGCGGCTGGGGCCCACATGCTTGGGGTTAGAGTTGATTTGGTGAGCTCTCAATTTGATAGCTTTCAAGGCGTCGTTGATGCTTTACACACTGAGATTTCAAGGCTGAGTTAG
- the LOC117635012 gene encoding leucine-rich repeat receptor-like protein kinase TDR, which translates to MEIFHCCFYLNFLLIPLMFFVALSAADLYSDALLSLKSELVDDHGSLEDWFVPSGYNPSGKIYACSWSGVKCNKNSTVTGLDLSMKMLGGAISGKQFNVFTELVDLNLSYNSFSGQLPVGIFNLTSLRSLDISRNNFSGHFPGGVSGLGNLVVLDAFSNSFSGSLPTEVSQLPHLKVLNLAGSYFKGPIPSEYGSFKSLEFLHLAGNMISGSIPPELGKLKTVTHVEIGYNFYQGSIPWQLGNMSELQYLDIAYANLSGSIPRELGNLTKLESLFLFRNQLSGLLPGEFSKIRSLASLDLSDNLLSGPIPESLLELKSLRLLSLFYNDMGGTVPEGIAELPSLETLLIWNNFFSGNLPQSLGRNSNLKWVDVSTNNFNGSIPAEICLQGVLFKLMLFSNNFTGGLSTSLSNCSSLVRLRLEDNSFSGEIPLKFSRLPDITYVDLSGNKLTGGIPIDISQAPNLEYFNVSNNPELGGTIPAQTWSSPLLQNFSASSCGILGYLPPFQNCKSISVVELSMNSLEGTVPESVSNCQALERFALANNNLSGHIPEELAGVPILGVLDLSHNSFSGPIPAKFGSSSSLLLLNVSFNDISGTIPSAKVLRAMGSSAFIGNPKLCGKPLRPCPSSVAIFGSRGAGKLIWILLLCAGVIMFITLSILGIIYIQRGSKSQWKMISFAGLPQFTANDVLMSFSSIESMDALPPLSASACKAVLPTGITVSVKKIEWEAKRMGVMLEFITQIGNARHKNLARLLGFCYNKHLAYLLYDYTPNGNLAEKIRVKREWAAKYKIVIGIAKGLCFLHHDCSPAIAHGDLRSSNIVFDENMEPQLSEFGFKHLLELNKGSLAAATSKRDTGDTNSATKEELYRDVYSFGEIMLEILSNGRLTNSGASIQSKSREVALREIYNENEVGTNVPVREEIKLVLEVATLCTRSRPSDRPSMENTLKLLSEWKSNQKNNPTIEAAAAAAAGL; encoded by the exons ATGGAGATTTTCCATTGCTGCTTCTACTTAAATTTTCTGCTTATCCCTTTGATGTTCTTTGTGGCGCTTTCAGCAGCTGATCTATACTCAGACGCCCTTCTGAGCTTAAAATCTGAGCTTGTAGATGACCATGGTAGTTTGGAAGACTGGTTTGTGCCTTCCGGATATAACCCATCTGGGAAAATCTACGCATGTTCTTGGTCTGGTGTCAAATGTAACAAGAACTCCACTGTTACTGGTTTAGACCTGTCAATGAAGATGCTTGGTGGTGCAATTTCTGGAAAGCAATTTAACGTCTTCACTGAGCTTGTTGATCTCAACCTCAGTTACAACTCATTCTCTGGCCAGCTCCCTGTTGGAATTTTCAACCTCACCAGTCTAAGAAGCTTGGATATTAGCAGAAACAACTTTTCTGGTCACTTTCCTGGTGGAGTCTCAGGTCTTGGAAACTTGGTTGTGCTTGATGCCTTTAGCAACAGCTTTTCAGGGTCATTGCCTACTGAGGTTTCACAGCTTCCACATCTCAAGGTCCTCAATTTAGCTGGAAGTTATTTCAAGGGACCAATCCCATCAGAATATGGTTCTTTCAAGAGCCTGGAGTTTCTTCATCTTGCAGGGAATATGATCAGTGGAAGCATACCACCAGAACTGGGCAAGCTCAAAACAGTCACCCATGTGGAGATTGGCTACAATTTTTATCAGGGAAGCATCCCGTGGCAATTAGGCAACATGAGTGAGCTTCAGTATCTTGATATTGCTTATGCAAACCTCTCCGGCTCAATACCAAGGGAACTTGGCAATCTCACCAAGCTTGAGTCACTTTTTCTCTTCAGAAACCAGCTCAGTGGACTGCTACCAGGGGAATTTAGCAAAATCAGGTCTCTCGCAAGCTTGGATCTTTCTGATAATCTGCTTTCTGGGCCTATCCCCGAGAGCCTTTTAGAGTTGAAGAGCCTTAGACTGCTCAGTCTTTTTTACAATGACATGGGTGGCACAGTTCCTGAAGGAATTGCAGAGCTTCCGTCACTAGAGACTCTTCTTATATGGAACAATTTCTTCTCTGGGAACCTTCCACAGAGCTTGGGCAGGAACTCAAACCTCAAGTGGGTGGATGTCTCTACAAACAACTTCAATGGCAGCATTCCAGCAGAAATCTGTTTGCAAGGTGTGCTATTTAAGTTGATGCTCTTTTCAAACAATTTTACAGGCGGTCTTTCCACATCTCTCTCCAAttgttcttctcttgttcGTCTTCGACTTGAAGATAACTCATTCTCAGGTGAGATCCCTTTGAAATTTAGCCGTCTTCCTGATATCACATATGTTGACTTATCTGGGAACAAGCTTACTGGTGGGATTCCAATAGATATATCACAAGCTCCCAATCTTGAGTACTTCAATGTTTCTAATAATCCAGAATTAGGGGGTACAATTCCTGCACAAACATGGTCTTCGCCACTTCTTCAGAATTTTTCTGCATCTTCATGTGGTATCCTTGGCTATCTTCCCCCATTCCAAAACTGCAAATCCATATCTGTTGTTGAACTGAGCATGAACAGTTTAGAAGGAACCGTTCCAGAAAGTGTTTCTAACTGCCAGGCTCTTGAGAGGTTTGCTTTAGCTAACAATAATTTATCAGGTCATATACCTGAGGAGCTTGCAGGTGTTCCTATCCTTGGTGTCCTAGACCTGTCACATAATAGTTTCAGTGGACCAATACCTGCCAAGTTTGGTTCTTCTTCGAGCTTATTACTTCTAAATGTGTCTTTCAATGATATTTCTGGAACCATTCCTTCTGCAAAGGTATTAAGAGCAATGGGAAGTAGCGCGTTCATTGGAAATCCAAAGCTATGTGGAAAACCTCTGAGACCATGTCCGAGTTCAGTGGCGATATTTGGAAGCAGAGGTGCCGGGAAGCTTATATGGATCCTGCTACTGTGTGCAGGTGTAATTATGTTCATTACTCTATCAATTCTGGGGATAATTTATATCCAAAGAGGCAGCAAAAGCCAATGGAAGATGATCTCATTTGCTGGACTTCCTCAATTCACAGCAAATGATGTATTGATGAGCTTCAGTTCTATAGAATCCATGGATGCACTGCCTCCATTGTCAGCTTCAGCATGCAAAGCAGTTCTGCCCACAGGAATCACAGTTTCAGTGAAGAAGATTGAATGGGAAGCAAAGAGAATGGGAGTTATGTTGGAATTTATTACCCAAATAGGGAATGCAAGGCATAAGAATCTAGCTCGATTGCTCGGATTTTGCTACAACAAGCATCTGGCTTATCTCTTGTACGATTACACCCCCAATGGAAATTTGGCTGAAAAGATAAGAGTGAAAAGGGAATGGGCAGCCAAGTACAAAATTGTGATCGGCATCGCAAAGGGATTATGCTTCCTTCACCATGACTGTTCTCCTGCAATTGCTCATGGAGACTTGAGGTCGAGTAATATAgtgtttgatgaaaatatGGAACCTCAGTTGTCAGAATTCGGGTTCAAGCATCTGCTCGAGTTGAACAAAGGTTCTTTAGCAGCAGCAACTTCCAAAAGGGATACAG GTGATACCAATAGTGCCACAAAAGAGGAGCTATACAGGGATGTATACAGCTTTGGGGAGATCATGCTGGAAATTTTAAGCAATGGCAGGTTGACGAATTCAGGAGCAAGCATACAGAGCAAGTCAAGGGAAGTTGCTCTGAGAGAAATTTACAATGAGAATGAAGTTGGTACGAACGTTCCGGTGCGAGAGGAGATAAAACTGGTACTTGAGGTTGCTACACTTTGCACTAGGAGTAGGCCATCTGATCGGCCATCAATGGAGAATACATTGAAGCTTTTATCAGAGTGGAAAAGCAACCAGAAAAATAACCCAACTAttgaagcagcagcagcagcagcagcaggatTATGA
- the LOC117635032 gene encoding protein ENHANCED DISEASE RESISTANCE 2-like isoform X1, with amino-acid sequence MDASPSPSSSSSPSTLKKVGSERSEVSTMSGLLGLGGGGGGGEDQRGSSTFEYFGWVYHLGVNSIGHEYCHLRFLFIRGKYVEMYKRDPHENPGIKPIRRGVVGPTLMLEEVGRRKVYYGDVYVLRFFNRLDESKKGEIACATAGEAQKWLEAFDQAKQQAEFELTRGGSARNKLNMETELNLDVHRPRVRRYASGLKKLIRIGQGPETLLCQSSSLGANASTDGYFERDINDAIEAYEWKCVRTINGVRIFEDVANSESGKGVIVKAVAVIDASADTAFEVLLNLGRHQRYEWDMLTGDLELLDSYDGHLDVVYGTFDPRYLTRWHSKRDFIFSRQWFCGQDGTYTILHFPAVHKKKPPRSGYRRTKINPSTWEIRNLNTSMGSNTPRCLVTQMLEINSAGWCRWKKNHCSKFEKSVPYALLCQVGGLKEYIGANPALKFESSTTVIQSKLSEVSVSNAEFEESEVKDEFYDAMSADSSSSDEELDNKDSKLNLALKRTSAADANKELDSEVAPVMIDPSQFRGSLRNGKDEADTNCWTCPSGTGFMIRGKNYLKDNSKVMGGDPLLKLIAVDWFKVDKSLDRIALHPRSLLQSQAGKKLPFVLVINLQVPAKPNYSLALYYASDRPAKPGSLFAQFVDGSDMFRDARFKLIPSIVEGYWMVKRAVGTKACLLGKAVTCKYFRQDNFLEIDVDIGSSSVARSVIGLVLGYVTSIVVDLAILIEAKEEAELPEYILGTVRLNRLKLDSAVRLEV; translated from the exons ATGGATGCGTCACCGTCTCCGTCTTCATCGTCGTCGCCGTCGACGTTGAAGAAGGTGGGGAGCGAACGGTCCGAGGTGAGCACGATGAGCGGATTACTGGGACTCggcggaggaggaggaggaggagaagatcAGAGAGGGTCCTCCACATTTGAGTATTTCGGTTGGGTTTATCATTTGGGCGTCAACTCCATCGGCCACGAGTATTGTCACCTCCGCTTCCTCTTCATCCGCGGCAAGTATGTCGAGATGTACAAGCGTGACCCTCACGAGAACCCCGGCATT AAACCCATTCGGAGGGGCGTTGTTGGGCCTACACTTATGCTGGAGGAGGTTGGGCGTCGAAAGGTCTACTATGGG GATGTTTACGTTCTACGGTTTTTCAATCGATTGGATGAATCAAAGAAGGGAGAA ATTGCTTGTGCTACGGCTGGAGAAGCCCAAAAATGGCTAGAGGCCTTTGATCAAGCCAAGCAACAG GCTGAGTTCGAGCTGACAAGAGGAGGTAGTGCCAGAAACAAACTGAACATGGAGACCGA GCTCAATCTCGATGTCCATCGACCTAGAGTAAGGCGCTATGCAAGTGGATTGAAAAAGCTTATAAGAATTGGGCAAG GACCAGAGACGCTTTTGTGCCAGTCCTCAAGCTTGGGTGCAAATGCTAGTACAGATGGATACTTCGAAAGAGATATCAATGATGCAATTGAAGCATATGAGTGGAAATGTGTGCGAACAATTAATG GTGTTAGAATATTTGAAGATGTTGCTAACTCTGAG AGTGGTAAAGGTGTTATTGTCAAGGCTGTTGCTGTCATCGATGCAAGTGCAGATACTGCTTTCGAAGTGCTTTTAAACCTTGGGCGACATCAGAGATATGA GTGGGATATGCTGACAGGTGACTTGGAGCTGTTAGATTCTTATGATGGGCACCTGGATGTTGTCTATGGGACATTTGATCCTAGGTATCTTACTCG GTGGCATTCGAAAAgagattttatattttctagGCAATGGTTTTGCGGACAAGACGGAACATATA CAATCTTGCATTTCCCAGCTGTTCATAAGAAGAAGCCTCCAAGATCTGGATATCGTCGTACAAAAATAAATC CATCTACTTGGGAGATTAGAAATTTGAACACATCCATGGGTTCAAATACTCCAAGATGTCTTGTCACTCAAATGTTAGAGATAAATTCTGCGGGCTGGTGCAGATGGAAGAAAAATCACTGCTCAAAGTTTGAAAAGAGTGTACCTTATGCATTATTGTGCCAAGTGGGAG GTCTTAAGGAATATATTGGAGCAAATCCTGCACTCAAATTCGAATCTTCTACTACAGTTATCCAATCAAAACTATCTGAAGTTTCCGTTTCCAATGCTGAATTTGAGGAGTCAGAAGTCAAGGATGAGTTTTATGATGCAATGTCTGCGGACTCTTCATCTTCTGACGAAGAACTTGACAACAAG GATTCAAAATTGAACTTGGCCTTGAAGCGAACCTCAG CTGCAGATGCTAATAAGGAACTGGATTCTGAAGTGGCTCCTGTCATGATTGATCCAAGCCAATTCCGTGGTTCATTGCGCAATGGGAAGGATGAGGCTGACACAAACTGTTGGACATGTCCAAGCGGTACGGGATTTATGATCAGGGGAAAGAACTACCTAAAGGACAATTCCAAG GTAATGGGAGGAGATCCCCTTCTCAAGCTCATAGCAGTAGATTGGTTCAAAGTTGATAAAAGCTTAGATAGGATTGCACTCCATCCACGGAGTCTTCTTCAG TCACAGGCTGGAAAGAAGCTTCCATTTGTACTTGTCATTAATCTCCAG GTTCCCGCAAAACCAAACTATAGTTTGGCACTTTACTATGCTTCTGACAGACCTGCAAAGCCAGGTTCTTTGTTTGCTCAATTTGTGGATGGGAGTGACATGTTTCGTGATGCACGATTTAAGTTAATTCCTAGTATCGTTGAG GGATATTGGATGGTCAAGCGTGCTGTTGGAACAAAAGCTTGCCTATTGGGGAAAGCTGTGACTTGCAAATATTTCAGACAAGACAACTTTCTAGAG ATTGATGTGGATATTGGATCATCATCTGTAGCAAGGAGTGTCATCGGACTTGTCCTAGGATATGTCACGAGCATAGTGGTTGACCTTGCCATTTTAATAGAG GCAAAAGAGGAGGCGGAGTTGCCCGAGTACATTCTTGGGACTGTTCGACTAAATCGTTTGAAGCTCGACTCTGCTGTCCGTTTGGAGGTTTGA
- the LOC117635032 gene encoding protein ENHANCED DISEASE RESISTANCE 2-like isoform X2, producing the protein MDASPSPSSSSSPSTLKKVGSERSEVSTMSGLLGLGGGGGGGEDQRGSSTFEYFGWVYHLGVNSIGHEYCHLRFLFIRGKYVEMYKRDPHENPGIKPIRRGVVGPTLMLEEVGRRKVYYGDVYVLRFFNRLDESKKGEIACATAGEAQKWLEAFDQAKQQAEFELTRGGSARNKLNMETELNLDVHRPRVRRYASGLKKLIRIGQGPETLLCQSSSLGANASTDGYFERDINDAIEAYEWKCVRTINGVRIFEDVANSESGKGVIVKAVAVIDASADTAFEVLLNLGRHQRYEWDMLTGDLELLDSYDGHLDVVYGTFDPRWHSKRDFIFSRQWFCGQDGTYTILHFPAVHKKKPPRSGYRRTKINPSTWEIRNLNTSMGSNTPRCLVTQMLEINSAGWCRWKKNHCSKFEKSVPYALLCQVGGLKEYIGANPALKFESSTTVIQSKLSEVSVSNAEFEESEVKDEFYDAMSADSSSSDEELDNKDSKLNLALKRTSAADANKELDSEVAPVMIDPSQFRGSLRNGKDEADTNCWTCPSGTGFMIRGKNYLKDNSKVMGGDPLLKLIAVDWFKVDKSLDRIALHPRSLLQSQAGKKLPFVLVINLQVPAKPNYSLALYYASDRPAKPGSLFAQFVDGSDMFRDARFKLIPSIVEGYWMVKRAVGTKACLLGKAVTCKYFRQDNFLEIDVDIGSSSVARSVIGLVLGYVTSIVVDLAILIEAKEEAELPEYILGTVRLNRLKLDSAVRLEV; encoded by the exons ATGGATGCGTCACCGTCTCCGTCTTCATCGTCGTCGCCGTCGACGTTGAAGAAGGTGGGGAGCGAACGGTCCGAGGTGAGCACGATGAGCGGATTACTGGGACTCggcggaggaggaggaggaggagaagatcAGAGAGGGTCCTCCACATTTGAGTATTTCGGTTGGGTTTATCATTTGGGCGTCAACTCCATCGGCCACGAGTATTGTCACCTCCGCTTCCTCTTCATCCGCGGCAAGTATGTCGAGATGTACAAGCGTGACCCTCACGAGAACCCCGGCATT AAACCCATTCGGAGGGGCGTTGTTGGGCCTACACTTATGCTGGAGGAGGTTGGGCGTCGAAAGGTCTACTATGGG GATGTTTACGTTCTACGGTTTTTCAATCGATTGGATGAATCAAAGAAGGGAGAA ATTGCTTGTGCTACGGCTGGAGAAGCCCAAAAATGGCTAGAGGCCTTTGATCAAGCCAAGCAACAG GCTGAGTTCGAGCTGACAAGAGGAGGTAGTGCCAGAAACAAACTGAACATGGAGACCGA GCTCAATCTCGATGTCCATCGACCTAGAGTAAGGCGCTATGCAAGTGGATTGAAAAAGCTTATAAGAATTGGGCAAG GACCAGAGACGCTTTTGTGCCAGTCCTCAAGCTTGGGTGCAAATGCTAGTACAGATGGATACTTCGAAAGAGATATCAATGATGCAATTGAAGCATATGAGTGGAAATGTGTGCGAACAATTAATG GTGTTAGAATATTTGAAGATGTTGCTAACTCTGAG AGTGGTAAAGGTGTTATTGTCAAGGCTGTTGCTGTCATCGATGCAAGTGCAGATACTGCTTTCGAAGTGCTTTTAAACCTTGGGCGACATCAGAGATATGA GTGGGATATGCTGACAGGTGACTTGGAGCTGTTAGATTCTTATGATGGGCACCTGGATGTTGTCTATGGGACATTTGATCCTAG GTGGCATTCGAAAAgagattttatattttctagGCAATGGTTTTGCGGACAAGACGGAACATATA CAATCTTGCATTTCCCAGCTGTTCATAAGAAGAAGCCTCCAAGATCTGGATATCGTCGTACAAAAATAAATC CATCTACTTGGGAGATTAGAAATTTGAACACATCCATGGGTTCAAATACTCCAAGATGTCTTGTCACTCAAATGTTAGAGATAAATTCTGCGGGCTGGTGCAGATGGAAGAAAAATCACTGCTCAAAGTTTGAAAAGAGTGTACCTTATGCATTATTGTGCCAAGTGGGAG GTCTTAAGGAATATATTGGAGCAAATCCTGCACTCAAATTCGAATCTTCTACTACAGTTATCCAATCAAAACTATCTGAAGTTTCCGTTTCCAATGCTGAATTTGAGGAGTCAGAAGTCAAGGATGAGTTTTATGATGCAATGTCTGCGGACTCTTCATCTTCTGACGAAGAACTTGACAACAAG GATTCAAAATTGAACTTGGCCTTGAAGCGAACCTCAG CTGCAGATGCTAATAAGGAACTGGATTCTGAAGTGGCTCCTGTCATGATTGATCCAAGCCAATTCCGTGGTTCATTGCGCAATGGGAAGGATGAGGCTGACACAAACTGTTGGACATGTCCAAGCGGTACGGGATTTATGATCAGGGGAAAGAACTACCTAAAGGACAATTCCAAG GTAATGGGAGGAGATCCCCTTCTCAAGCTCATAGCAGTAGATTGGTTCAAAGTTGATAAAAGCTTAGATAGGATTGCACTCCATCCACGGAGTCTTCTTCAG TCACAGGCTGGAAAGAAGCTTCCATTTGTACTTGTCATTAATCTCCAG GTTCCCGCAAAACCAAACTATAGTTTGGCACTTTACTATGCTTCTGACAGACCTGCAAAGCCAGGTTCTTTGTTTGCTCAATTTGTGGATGGGAGTGACATGTTTCGTGATGCACGATTTAAGTTAATTCCTAGTATCGTTGAG GGATATTGGATGGTCAAGCGTGCTGTTGGAACAAAAGCTTGCCTATTGGGGAAAGCTGTGACTTGCAAATATTTCAGACAAGACAACTTTCTAGAG ATTGATGTGGATATTGGATCATCATCTGTAGCAAGGAGTGTCATCGGACTTGTCCTAGGATATGTCACGAGCATAGTGGTTGACCTTGCCATTTTAATAGAG GCAAAAGAGGAGGCGGAGTTGCCCGAGTACATTCTTGGGACTGTTCGACTAAATCGTTTGAAGCTCGACTCTGCTGTCCGTTTGGAGGTTTGA
- the LOC117635601 gene encoding uncharacterized protein LOC117635601, translated as MPLYDCMLLVKPHVRKEALMDLVARVSKHVYRRNGVLTDMKSFGTVQLGYGIKKLDGRYYQGQLMQMTMMATPNINKELHYLNKEDRLLRWLLVKHRDTKYGLEFLSEEDANSEVNRLHRSSIYDDDEDEDGDEDEDDDDDEYDVDQGGNPTEG; from the exons atgcCTCTGTATGATTGTATGCTTCTGGTGAAACCCCATGTAAGGAAGGAGGCTCTGATGGACTTGGTTGCTAGAGTAAGCAAACATGTTTACAGAAGAAATGGAGTTCTTACTGACATGAAGTCATTTGGCACTGTTCAGTTGGGCTATGGTATTAAGAAGCTTGATGGCAGATATTATCAG GGTCAACTAATGCAAATGACGATGATGGCTACACCTAACATCAACAAGGAGCTGCATTACTTGAACAAGGAAGATAGATTGCTGCGCTGGCTTTTGGTTAAACACCGAGACACGAAGTATGGACTGGAATTTCTTAGTGAAGAGGATGCAAATAGTGAAGTCAATAGGCTTCATCGGAGCAGCatatatgatgatgatgaggatgaggacGGGGACGAGGACGAGgatgatgacgatgatgaATATGATGTGGACCAAGGAGGAAATCCAACTGAAGGATAA
- the LOC117635600 gene encoding uncharacterized protein LOC117635600, whose amino-acid sequence MGTAILRSQDCLRGRFRHEALTLTPRSGSRRSPNFSNPNPNPSPNYGSNANLHQSRRRKRSPMGFQSNQHDRARDRYPDRSMVAKVPAKNLVMGQVKILRRGEALSPEKNNRGLGVVSGDAGKPRAKSEDVPDLVLGSTDRLGPDPETVQKQIKVAEFKVMDAIYAGSSAYYASPPPSSVPLPAFLGRNGTATSDLRRLLRLDSV is encoded by the coding sequence ATGGGGACGGCGATTCTTCGCTCCCAGGATTGTCTTCGAGGGCGGTTTCGCCACGAAGCCCTAACCCTAACCCCTCGCTCCGGATCACGCCGAAGCCCTAATTTTTCTAACCCGAACCCTAATCCCAGCCCCAACTATGGCTCTAACGCTAATCTTCATCAATCTCGCCGCCGGAAGAGAAGTCCGATGGGATTCCAATCCAATCAACATGATCGCGCTCGAGATCGGTACCCTGATCGCTCCATGGTTGCGAAGGTCCCGGCCAAAAACCTGGTGATGGGCCAGGTCAAGATCCTGAGGCGCGGGGAGGCCTTGAGCCCGGAGAAGAACAACCGAGGACTCGGAGTTGTTTCCGGCGATGCTGGCAAGCCGAGGGCAAAGAGCGAAGATGTTCCAGATTTGGTACTGGGATCGACGGACCGTTTGGGCCCCGACCCGGAGACCGTGCAGAAGCAGATTAAGGTTGCAGAATTCAAGGTCATGGATGCGATTTACGCTGGATCGAGCGCCTACTACGCGTCTCCACCCCCAAGCTCAGTGCCTTTGCCTGCTTTTTTGGGAAGAAACGGCACGGCGACGAGCGATCTGCGTCGGCTGCTGCGACTCGATTCGGTGTGA